Proteins from a single region of Ziziphus jujuba cultivar Dongzao chromosome 1, ASM3175591v1:
- the LOC107417076 gene encoding uncharacterized protein LOC107417076, with protein sequence MAEMKDTHIVEIPVDAEHQQKMQCAMDSISTAIQHHPLMEISGSPGHLLLLKLWQREEDLFGRRIALKETRMGSIKQEIFQLCCFFLLFHGFFLTMLFTSSVQPENQDHHVCKKWWIPSLLSIATSFVFVVLVQIKLCGYWKVWKQLQREKSDNRALTRCIQELRMKGASFDLSKEPQSGKRMKSSSVEITWKPLTLCSQYLITLCLVCFSGLVFPASKLILCGF encoded by the coding sequence ATGGCTGAAATGAAAGATACCCACATTGTAGAAATCCCAGTAGACGCAGAGCACCAGCAGAAAATGCAGTGTGCCATGGATTCCATCTCTACTGCAATCCAACACCACCCATTAATGGAAATCTCCGGTAGCCCCGGCCATCTTTTGCTTCTCAAACTCTGGCAAAGAGAAGAAGATCTTTTCGGCCGCCGCATTGCTCTTAAAGAAACCAGAATGGGATCCATCAAACAGGAGATCTTCCAACTATGCTGTTTCTTCTTGCTCTTTCATGGTTTTTTCTTAACCATGCTGTTTACCTCTTCGGTTCAACCCGAAAACCAAGATCACCATGTTTGTAAGAAATGGTGGATTCCGAGTCTTTTATCAATTGCAACCTCGTTTGTCTTTGTGGTGTTGGTCCAGATCAAGCTCTGTGGGTACTGGAAAGTTTGGAAACAGTTGCAAAGGGAAAAAAGTGATAACAGAGCTCTTACAAGGTGTATTCAGGAGTTGAGGATGAAAGGGGCAAGCTTTGATCTTTCTAAGGAGCCTCAGAGTGGGAAGAGGATGAAAAGCTCCAGCGTTGAGATCACATGGAAGCCTCTCACTTTGTGCTCTCAGTATCTGATCACCCTTTGTCTTGTTTGTTTTTCAGGTTTGGTCTTCCCTGCTTCCAAACTCATACTCTGTGGGTTCTGA